One Arvicanthis niloticus isolate mArvNil1 chromosome 3, mArvNil1.pat.X, whole genome shotgun sequence DNA segment encodes these proteins:
- the Cmtm5 gene encoding CKLF-like MARVEL transmembrane domain-containing protein 5 isoform X3 — translation MFSSWDRRERPPEEGAAAGLQGFGVDKTFLSSLKGILLETELDFLRCLSAIIIFLVVSFAAVTSREGAAIAAFVFGIILVSVFAYDAFKIYRTELMPRTTEGDQQ, via the exons atgttcagttCTTGGGATCGCCGGGAGCGGCCCCCAGAGGAAGGAGCAGCTGCAGGGCTCCAGGGCTTCGGAGTGGACAAGACCTTCCTGTCTTCCCTCAAAGGCATCCTGCTGGAAACTGAGCTG GACTTCCTCCGGTGTCTCAGCGCCATCATCATCTTCCTGGTGGTCTCCTTTGCTGCTGTGACCTCGAGGGAGGGAGCTGCCATTGCTGCTTTT GTTTTTGGCATCATCTTGGTCTCTGTCTTTGCCTATGATGCATTCAAGATCTACCGAACTGAGTTGATGCCCAGGACCACAGAGG GGGACCAGCAGTGA
- the Cmtm5 gene encoding CKLF-like MARVEL transmembrane domain-containing protein 5 isoform X2, which yields MFSSWDRRERPPEEGAAAGLQGFGVDKTFLSSLKGILLETELALTFIIFICFTASISAYMAAALLEFFITLAFLFLYATQYHQRFDRLNWPCLVSELTPLEVLGMCLGASLGRNSISEDQTGKAD from the exons atgttcagttCTTGGGATCGCCGGGAGCGGCCCCCAGAGGAAGGAGCAGCTGCAGGGCTCCAGGGCTTCGGAGTGGACAAGACCTTCCTGTCTTCCCTCAAAGGCATCCTGCTGGAAACTGAGCTG GCCCTGACCTTCATCATCTTCATTTGCTTCACGGCCTCCATCTCTGCCTACATGGCTGCAGCGTTGCTTGAGTTCTTCATCACACtggccttcctcttcctctacgcCACGCAGTACCACCAGCGCTTCGATCGGCTTAACTGGCCTTGTCTG GTTTCTGAGCTCACTCCCTTGGAAGTACTTGGCATGTGTCTGGGGGCATCCCTGGGCAGGAATTCAATCTCTGAGGACCAGACAGGGAAAGCTGACTAG
- the Il25 gene encoding interleukin-25 isoform X2, with protein MYQAVAFLAMIVGTHTVSLRIQDCGHLPNCCPSKEQEPREEWLKWTSASVPPPEPLSHTHHPESCRASKDGPLNSRAISPWSYELDRDLNRVPQDLYHARCLCPHCVSLQTGSHMDPLGNSVPLYHNQTVFYRRPCHGEEGSPRRYCLESRLYRVSLACVCVRPRVMA; from the exons ATGTACCAG GCCGTTGCATTCTTGGCAATGATTGTGGGAACCCACACCGTCAGTTTGCGGATCCAGGACTGCGGTCACTTGCCCAACTGCTGCCCCAGCAAAGAACAAGAACCCCGCGAGGAGTGGCTGAAGTGgacctctgcctctgtgcctcccCCAGAGCCTCTGAGCCACACCCACCACCCAGAATCCTGCAGAGCCAGCAAGGATGGCCCCCTCAACAGCAGGGCCATCTCTCCTTGGAGCTATGA GTTGGACAGGGACTTGAATCGGGTCCCCCAGGATCTGTACCATGCTCGATGCCTGTGCCCACACTGCGTCAGCCTACAGACAGGCTCCCACATGGACCCACTGGGCAACTCAGTACCACTGTACCACAACCAGACAGTCTTCTACCGGCGGCCATGCCACGGCGAGGAAGGTTCCCCTCGCCGCTACTGCTTGGAGAGCAGGCTCTACCGAGTCTccttggcttgtgtgtgtgtgcggccCCGTGTAATGGCTTAG
- the Cmtm5 gene encoding CKLF-like MARVEL transmembrane domain-containing protein 5 isoform X1, producing MFSSWDRRERPPEEGAAAGLQGFGVDKTFLSSLKGILLETELALTFIIFICFTASISAYMAAALLEFFITLAFLFLYATQYHQRFDRLNWPCLDFLRCLSAIIIFLVVSFAAVTSREGAAIAAFVFGIILVSVFAYDAFKIYRTELMPRTTEGDQQ from the exons atgttcagttCTTGGGATCGCCGGGAGCGGCCCCCAGAGGAAGGAGCAGCTGCAGGGCTCCAGGGCTTCGGAGTGGACAAGACCTTCCTGTCTTCCCTCAAAGGCATCCTGCTGGAAACTGAGCTG GCCCTGACCTTCATCATCTTCATTTGCTTCACGGCCTCCATCTCTGCCTACATGGCTGCAGCGTTGCTTGAGTTCTTCATCACACtggccttcctcttcctctacgcCACGCAGTACCACCAGCGCTTCGATCGGCTTAACTGGCCTTGTCTG GACTTCCTCCGGTGTCTCAGCGCCATCATCATCTTCCTGGTGGTCTCCTTTGCTGCTGTGACCTCGAGGGAGGGAGCTGCCATTGCTGCTTTT GTTTTTGGCATCATCTTGGTCTCTGTCTTTGCCTATGATGCATTCAAGATCTACCGAACTGAGTTGATGCCCAGGACCACAGAGG GGGACCAGCAGTGA